A stretch of the Archangium violaceum genome encodes the following:
- a CDS encoding methyl-accepting chemotaxis protein — MLQPRTQEEAKRLTWRVFFTYQLNLVPALVPLVYTVALVIGLTGEEGVLALTYIIPPVNALVGMLGPWFAAYKITKGALISVPGEPEERRLERILKAPRALEMAWSLLVLAGTAGFIITACLWFNRSLWTVFWGVFVTMMFCQLGMLQVRISLERLFRPYAIELFHANPKAKLQGGGLLWPRQRWYLGYAFGLSTITAVVVNGTIVVRQVYNKFEQLIAQSSQLDSSQLSTLLQAARSELVADSFLPLLLIETYLLANALLAGVRLARHQAEGMMAVRESILGLATGAPKLPEWLSTDEIGDLSRATANAFDQLKSLSLSLAEWARLLGRSAEELGDSSSKQGTILTRQAAALQETQVTAQEIKQTSALAAQKAEAVLKQAEQADLIRRSGEAAVEQSLDGLKVIREQVKEMENRIKALDQSARQIANITTTVKDLADQSNMLALNAAIEAVRSGEHGKGFGIVAREIRTLADKSIKSTNNVRDILYDISSAIRTTVQITEQGSQRIEESLEQVRASGNNIGQLSVIVRDNASSVKQISVAVTQQNSGIEQIFQAVNELSKMMDETLSGVRASDSAMSLVREVAAKVNDFVGAYSWHEMSAKNSTQMSEDVVSDIAPVGGVDGRSRPDVLR; from the coding sequence ATGCTCCAGCCAAGAACTCAAGAAGAGGCCAAGCGCCTGACCTGGCGGGTCTTTTTCACCTATCAGCTCAACCTCGTGCCGGCGCTCGTGCCGTTGGTCTACACGGTGGCGCTGGTGATAGGACTCACGGGCGAGGAAGGCGTGCTCGCTCTGACGTACATCATCCCACCGGTGAACGCGCTCGTGGGTATGCTGGGTCCCTGGTTCGCGGCCTACAAGATTACGAAAGGGGCTCTGATCTCCGTTCCCGGCGAGCCGGAGGAGAGAAGGCTCGAGCGTATCCTCAAGGCCCCCCGGGCCCTTGAAATGGCCTGGTCCTTGTTGGTGTTGGCTGGGACTGCCGGGTTCATCATCACCGCGTGCCTCTGGTTCAACCGGAGCTTGTGGACGGTGTTCTGGGGCGTGTTCGTGACGATGATGTTCTGCCAGCTCGGCATGCTGCAGGTGCGCATCAGCCTCGAGCGGCTGTTCCGTCCGTACGCGATCGAGCTGTTCCATGCCAATCCCAAGGCGAAGCTTCAGGGCGGGGGATTGCTGTGGCCCCGGCAGCGTTGGTACCTGGGCTATGCGTTCGGTCTCTCCACCATCACCGCCGTGGTTGTGAACGGCACCATCGTGGTGCGTCAGGTCTACAACAAGTTCGAGCAGTTGATCGCCCAGAGCTCGCAGCTCGACTCCTCCCAGCTCTCCACCCTGTTGCAAGCGGCCCGGTCGGAGCTGGTGGCCGATTCATTCCTGCCGCTGCTGCTGATCGAGACCTACCTGCTGGCGAACGCCCTGCTGGCTGGCGTGCGTCTGGCTCGACACCAGGCGGAGGGCATGATGGCGGTTCGCGAGTCCATCCTGGGTCTGGCGACCGGGGCTCCCAAGCTGCCCGAGTGGTTGTCCACGGACGAGATTGGCGATCTGTCTCGCGCCACCGCGAACGCCTTCGATCAGCTCAAGTCCCTGTCGCTCTCGCTCGCGGAGTGGGCGCGCCTGCTGGGCAGGTCGGCCGAGGAGCTCGGGGATTCCAGCAGCAAGCAGGGGACGATCCTCACGCGGCAGGCCGCGGCTCTGCAGGAGACGCAGGTGACCGCGCAGGAGATCAAGCAGACCTCCGCGCTGGCGGCCCAGAAGGCCGAGGCCGTGCTCAAGCAGGCGGAGCAGGCCGATCTGATCCGCCGCTCCGGAGAGGCCGCTGTCGAGCAGAGTCTCGATGGCCTCAAGGTCATCCGCGAGCAGGTCAAGGAGATGGAGAACCGCATCAAGGCGTTGGACCAGAGCGCGCGGCAGATCGCCAACATCACCACGACGGTGAAGGATCTGGCGGATCAGTCCAACATGCTCGCGCTCAACGCCGCCATCGAGGCCGTGCGCTCCGGAGAGCATGGCAAGGGCTTTGGCATCGTCGCCCGGGAGATCCGAACGCTCGCTGACAAGTCCATCAAGTCGACGAACAACGTTCGTGACATCCTCTATGACATCAGCTCGGCGATCCGTACCACCGTGCAGATCACGGAGCAGGGGAGCCAGAGGATCGAGGAGAGCCTCGAGCAGGTCCGGGCCTCGGGTAACAACATCGGCCAACTGTCGGTGATCGTCCGCGACAACGCGTCGTCCGTGAAGCAGATCTCCGTGGCTGTCACCCAGCAGAACTCCGGCATCGAGCAGATCTTCCAGGCGGTCAACGAGCTGTCGAAGATGATGGACGAGACGTTGAGCGGCGTCCGTGCGTCGGATAGTGCCATGAGCCTCGTGCGCGAGGTCGCGGCGAAGGTGAACGACTTCGTTGGCGCCTATAGCTGGCACGAGATGAGCGCGAAGAACTCCACCCAGATGTCAGAGGACGTTGTTTCCGACATCGCGCCGGTCGGGGGCGTGGATGGTCGCTCTCGGCCAGATGTTCTGAGGTAA
- the ybeY gene encoding rRNA maturation RNase YbeY, protein MKLRKGKIIPREDGKRVEEFVGVATTGTDSLSVARMLAPPGWSAPARTPEFDEVVIILKGELTLVVDGRRQLIGEGELGLVPRGRRVVYRNDGQGACDYYSVCAPAFRVELAHFEEETKAPADNRVTVQVAHPQGKRFSKQVTELAETFLRKLELSGCELSISLVGDHAIRRLNRTWRKKDKATDVLSFPAGDLPKGTPGPRQLGDVVISLDTAKLQAKEYERTLESEVARYLAHGLLHLLGYDHERPKDAQKMARAEERLLGESGMVGDAVAPRARKLMT, encoded by the coding sequence GTGAAGCTGCGCAAGGGGAAGATCATCCCCCGCGAGGATGGGAAGCGCGTCGAGGAGTTCGTGGGCGTGGCGACGACGGGCACGGACTCCCTGTCGGTGGCGCGGATGCTGGCGCCGCCGGGCTGGTCCGCTCCGGCGCGGACGCCCGAGTTCGACGAGGTGGTCATCATCCTCAAGGGCGAGCTGACGCTGGTGGTGGACGGCCGGCGCCAGCTGATCGGCGAAGGGGAGCTGGGGCTGGTGCCGAGGGGTCGCCGGGTGGTGTACCGCAACGATGGGCAGGGCGCGTGTGACTACTACTCCGTCTGCGCGCCGGCCTTCCGGGTGGAACTGGCGCACTTCGAGGAGGAGACGAAGGCGCCCGCGGACAACCGGGTGACGGTGCAGGTGGCGCACCCGCAGGGCAAGCGCTTCTCCAAACAGGTGACGGAGCTGGCGGAGACGTTCCTGCGCAAGCTGGAGCTCTCCGGGTGCGAGCTGTCCATCTCGCTGGTGGGCGATCATGCGATCCGCCGGCTCAACCGCACCTGGCGCAAGAAGGACAAGGCCACGGATGTGCTGAGCTTCCCGGCGGGGGACCTGCCCAAGGGCACGCCCGGGCCGAGGCAGCTCGGGGACGTGGTCATCTCCCTGGACACGGCGAAGCTCCAGGCGAAGGAGTACGAGCGCACGCTGGAGTCGGAGGTGGCGCGCTATCTGGCGCATGGGTTGCTGCACCTGCTGGGCTACGACCACGAGCGCCCCAAGGACGCGCAGAAGATGGCGCGTGCCGAGGAGCGGCTCCTGGGCGAGAGCGGGATGGTGGGCGACGCCGTGGCCCCCAGGGCTCGCAAGCTCATGACCTGA